Within the Butyrivibrio sp. AE3004 genome, the region GGTTTATGAGTATCGTCTCGAAAATGGCTTCTTAAAACAGGAACAGATTGAAGCGCTGAAGAATCATCCCAATCTGGATAATCTCACGCAATATACAGTCATACAGGTTATGAATGCTGCATTGCCTGAACCTAAGATAAGCGGAAAAGTAGCTATCTCAGAAAAGAAGCTGAATAAATATTTTCCGTCACACATGCCAGCAAGAGAACGAGAAAGAATAATCCTTGAACTCTTGGCGCAGTGGAAAGAATCACAAAAGGAGGTACAGGATGAAACTTGATTATCATTACGGCAGGCAGGCCATGCAATATGCCATGGTTGAGATACCACTACTTATGTTTTTGGATGATGCATTTGAGTCCTTATCTATAGAAGCGAAAGTTGTTTATGGAATTTTGCTTCAGAGAATAAAGATGGCAGTCAGAAATGGGTGGAGAGATGAATTGGGAAGACTCTACGTAATATACCCGTTGGAACAGA harbors:
- a CDS encoding replication initiator protein A is translated as MKLDYHYGRQAMQYAMVEIPLLMFLDDAFESLSIEAKVVYGILLQRIKMAVRNGWRDELGRLYVIYPLEQMHKDIGLSTRTISAALKQLEEIGILDIETRGQGMPNLYYVKNFIYKDEDNGSRGAKIASLDKGRG